The stretch of DNA tagcgtgGACGAGACAACGCTGGCTTGCAGTATGGAAGAAGTGTCTGACAAAAACAGGACACGGGCGCCATGACAGACAGCAACAGCAACCTTGTCCGTCACCACGCTCACAGAGAAAACTGCCCAGTaagaaaaatgtctatttttgtattcaaatgccaaatgtattatttgatcAAGAAACGTGAGTTtagtttatgttgtttattgtCAAAATTGTGGCGCTGCTCAATGTTATCGGAGCATGGCCTTCCATTCcaacacagcaactaacaaaatgcatccatttgaaaacatgtttttagatTGTTAGATTTGTGCATGTACAAAAGCTTTATTGTTAGATGGTAGTATAAAATATCACAAGAACaggaatctaaataaaaaataagcacaaacacaggaaaaccatgtcaacaaactgccataggaaaaaaaaaaatcctttgttATCCACCATACTCCCTaggtctctggccaaagtcacagaaatgtgcaagcaatagCTAGTTTCAGTTTCCATGAGGTCGACGTCAACGAGCCAGTCCGAGGGTGGTCTACATAAACGCTTTCGACTGCACAAACAGCATGCTTTGGCATCTATTTACCTGTTTTTTGCCAGCCTGATTTCCCTCTTCATTGTCGGATCATCGGGCTTGCTCTGAGAAAGGCCCAAAGACGAGGCCATCACCAGAGCTTGAGGCAGCGAGCCTGATGTTGGTGCTGTGCGGATTTGGTACGTTTGTACTTCTCCTCCTGCACCTtggaaaaatggaaatgtgtctTGTGTCACAGGATAAAGAATGCTGCCAGATGTTTTACACGGTGGACAAATAAACCATTTCCTCACCCTGCACAACCACCTGGTTACTAGGTACCAATATCTGCTGGCCGTCAGGGGTCTGAGCATACTGGAGGATGGTTGTGCCCTGCTGGCCTCCAGTCGGGTTGGCCATGGCTACCTGCAGTTCCTGAATCCCATCAGGTCCTGGGTTTGTCAGCTGGATGGTTCCATTCGGAGTAACGGTAACTACAATACACACAGATCAGGAAAAGGTTTTCATACAGTCCAGTTATCTTCTGTACATGCAGGAGAGGTACACACTGTACTGGCCAGTGGTGGTCTGGTAAATAGGTGCAGGTATAGTCACACCCGTCACTCCTGAGGTGGTGGAGCTGTCCTTCCCCTCAGTGTGTGATATTCCCTCAGATGAAAGCTCATTGAGGATTTTTCTGAAGAGGAATCAAGAAAGACGACGACAACGATGATGTCCTCTATC from Dunckerocampus dactyliophorus isolate RoL2022-P2 chromosome 8, RoL_Ddac_1.1, whole genome shotgun sequence encodes:
- the atf1 gene encoding cyclic AMP-dependent transcription factor ATF-1 isoform X5, with amino-acid sequence MSLGGSPVTVVQLPGGQLQVQGVIQSPQSSVIQPPQAQTSQGSDSDDSHDSSDSGATPQKTRELLARRPSYRKILNELSSEGISHTEGKDSSTTSGVTGVTIPAPIYQTTTGQYITVTPNGTIQLTNPGPDGIQELQVAMANPTGGQQGTTILQYAQTPDGQQILVPSNQVVVQGAGGEVQTYQIRTAPTSGSLPQALVMASSLGLSQSKPDDPTMKREIRLAKNREAARECRRKKKEYVKCLENRVAVLENQNKTLIEELKTLKELYCVKTG